One part of the Chlamydiota bacterium genome encodes these proteins:
- a CDS encoding aspartate/glutamate racemase family protein, producing the protein MKTIGIIGGISWASSIEYYRLMNEIVRDRLGGVNSAQILMFSIEFGEFSKQERMADKGDWTLMTKTILDAAQRLKRGDADFIVIASNTLNSLAGLIEQEVGLPVLHIADATGKAVFQTGLHTVALLGTKYTMEQPFYLERLNKYGLKVVIPNEKERDYINTVIFDELCANRIRKESRDAFKKIIDRLQKEEGAEGVILGCTEIPLLIKQEDVSIPVFDTTALHSAAAVEYSLSR; encoded by the coding sequence ATCAAAACAATAGGCATCATAGGCGGGATTAGTTGGGCGTCATCCATAGAATACTACCGCCTCATGAACGAAATCGTCCGTGATAGGTTGGGTGGTGTGAACTCCGCTCAGATCCTGATGTTCTCCATTGAGTTCGGTGAATTTTCCAAACAGGAACGAATGGCTGACAAAGGTGACTGGACATTGATGACCAAGACCATACTTGATGCTGCGCAACGACTGAAACGAGGTGACGCGGACTTCATTGTAATTGCTTCCAATACACTCAATTCACTTGCAGGCCTCATTGAACAAGAAGTGGGGCTTCCCGTTCTCCATATCGCCGATGCCACAGGGAAAGCGGTCTTCCAAACAGGATTGCACACTGTCGCATTGCTGGGAACGAAATACACTATGGAGCAGCCTTTTTATCTGGAGCGTCTCAATAAATACGGGCTCAAGGTTGTCATACCCAACGAAAAAGAGCGGGATTACATTAATACTGTGATTTTCGATGAACTGTGCGCCAATAGGATAAGGAAGGAATCCAGAGATGCATTTAAGAAGATCATTGATCGTCTCCAAAAAGAGGAGGGTGCGGAAGGCGTTATTTTAGGCTGCACGGAGATTCCATTACTTATTAAGCAGGAGGATGTTTCTATTCCGGTCTTCGATACCACAGCACTACATTCAGCGGCCGCAGTTGAATATTCATTGAGTAGGTAA
- a CDS encoding GAF domain-containing protein, which yields MDIMNANPFDPKTLTEDVLKEWQNMLNDTAKIIGVPAGLITRVDDKEIEIILSSETDGNPYPAAFRSHYPDSGWYCEHTLKSKGLNLIPNALQDSRWKDNAAAVDLHMLSYLGMPINLPDGKQFGTVCFIDNKQNAHNDLHIRLVEQIKRMIELSLCIILAQGEIDRRDRLLDDLSKIYPICSYCKKIREETGKWVPVEQYINSLSGAMPSHGICPDCYKREMDNLA from the coding sequence ATGGACATCATGAACGCAAATCCTTTCGATCCTAAAACGCTTACCGAAGACGTTCTGAAGGAATGGCAAAACATGCTCAATGATACGGCTAAGATTATTGGTGTTCCTGCAGGGCTGATTACTCGTGTTGACGATAAGGAAATAGAGATCATTCTTTCCAGCGAGACTGATGGCAATCCTTATCCCGCAGCATTCAGATCACACTACCCTGATTCCGGATGGTACTGCGAGCATACCCTGAAGAGCAAAGGGCTTAATCTTATTCCCAATGCATTACAGGATTCTCGGTGGAAGGATAACGCCGCTGCTGTCGACCTGCATATGCTCTCTTATCTTGGGATGCCCATAAACCTTCCCGATGGAAAACAATTCGGGACGGTATGCTTCATAGACAACAAGCAGAATGCGCATAATGACTTGCACATCAGACTGGTCGAGCAGATTAAGAGAATGATCGAATTGTCTCTTTGCATCATTTTAGCCCAAGGGGAGATAGACCGCCGGGACCGCTTGCTTGATGATTTGAGCAAGATTTATCCGATATGCAGCTATTGCAAGAAAATCAGGGAAGAAACAGGCAAGTGGGTCCCGGTGGAGCAGTATATCAATAGTCTCTCTGGCGCCATGCCTTCGCATGGAATCTGCCCGGATTGCTACAAAAGGGAGATGGATAATTTGGCATAA
- a CDS encoding class I SAM-dependent methyltransferase — MNERDSRFREIFLELFDGLPRQGPGNRDCAARALRLCAGLPRTPMIVDLGCGVGAQTLHLAELTAGSIVAVDSRLPSIERLKKTLSARGLSQRVHAQVGDITHLELPPESYDLVWSEGALYNIGIGNALRICHGLLRPGGFLAFTDAVWLKEDPPPEVKACFEQEYPAMGTAADVVTAIRLGGFEFLGGFTLPYEAWWDDFYSPMEQRIMELRRKYGNDAEALAMLDELAREPEMHRNHSDCYGYEFFVARRPATT; from the coding sequence ATGAACGAGCGCGATTCGCGTTTCCGGGAGATATTCCTTGAGCTGTTCGACGGCTTGCCCAGGCAGGGGCCGGGCAACCGTGATTGCGCCGCGAGAGCGCTCCGTCTCTGCGCGGGACTTCCCCGCACACCCATGATTGTCGATCTGGGATGCGGAGTGGGCGCACAAACGCTGCATCTCGCCGAACTGACAGCCGGTTCCATCGTGGCTGTCGATAGCCGTCTCCCCAGTATCGAGCGGCTGAAGAAGACACTCTCTGCGCGGGGTCTTTCGCAACGAGTCCATGCGCAGGTTGGCGACATAACACATCTGGAACTGCCGCCGGAAAGCTACGACCTGGTCTGGTCGGAAGGCGCGCTCTATAACATCGGAATCGGGAACGCCCTGCGCATCTGCCATGGGTTGCTGCGCCCCGGCGGCTTTCTTGCTTTCACCGACGCGGTCTGGCTGAAGGAGGATCCGCCACCGGAGGTGAAGGCGTGCTTCGAACAGGAATATCCGGCCATGGGCACGGCGGCCGACGTGGTGACAGCCATCCGGCTTGGCGGCTTTGAGTTTCTCGGCGGCTTCACGCTGCCGTATGAGGCCTGGTGGGACGACTTTTACTCGCCCATGGAACAGCGAATCATGGAGTTGCGTCGCAAGTACGGCAACGATGCCGAGGCGCTTGCGATGCTCGATGAACTCGCGCGTGAGCCGGAAATGCACCGTAACCATTCGGACTGCTACGGCTATGAGTTCTTTGTCGCGCGGCGGCCTGCCACAACGTGA
- a CDS encoding class I SAM-dependent methyltransferase: MDATCRLYTDLAWLWPMWGDAATEYAHYCRHVTGLIRQYAMRPATTLLNIGCGGGKNALNLKREYNVTGLDASSAMLKQAQALNPDCTFVQGDIRTFRLGRTFDAVLMDDSISHMNCRADFVAAFRTAYVHLNPGGVMVATPDVTTETFRQNKTIVTPAVPGVAPAGIELLFVENMYDPDPADEQYETTILYLIRYHGRLRIETDHWRMGLFSLDTWRRVLRDTGFELHEGRYTAGEDAYTVFACVKTG, from the coding sequence GTGGATGCTACCTGCCGCCTCTACACTGATTTGGCGTGGCTCTGGCCGATGTGGGGCGATGCCGCCACTGAATACGCGCACTACTGTCGGCACGTCACCGGCCTGATTCGTCAATATGCCATGCGCCCGGCAACCACACTGCTGAACATAGGGTGCGGGGGAGGGAAGAACGCCCTGAACCTGAAGCGGGAGTACAACGTCACCGGCCTGGATGCAAGTTCCGCTATGCTCAAGCAGGCGCAAGCACTGAACCCGGACTGCACATTTGTCCAGGGCGACATACGGACGTTCAGACTCGGCCGGACCTTCGACGCCGTGCTGATGGACGACTCGATCTCGCACATGAATTGCCGGGCCGACTTCGTGGCGGCGTTCCGGACCGCGTATGTTCACCTGAATCCCGGCGGCGTCATGGTCGCCACTCCGGACGTGACGACCGAGACATTCCGGCAGAACAAGACGATCGTTACCCCCGCCGTACCCGGCGTAGCACCGGCCGGTATTGAACTCCTCTTTGTCGAGAATATGTATGACCCCGATCCTGCGGACGAGCAGTATGAAACGACGATCCTGTACTTGATCCGCTACCACGGACGCCTTCGGATTGAGACGGACCATTGGAGGATGGGCCTCTTCTCTCTCGACACATGGCGCCGTGTCCTGCGCGATACGGGTTTCGAACTGCATGAGGGGCGGTACACCGCCGGCGAGGATGCGTACACGGTCTTCGCCTGCGTAAAAACCGGATGA
- a CDS encoding class I SAM-dependent methyltransferase encodes MDIPRIFNITESAHRIHNPFTPEKLAALGAALRLKTGIRVLDLGSGSGEMLCTWARDYGIIGTGIDMSRLFTEHAKLRAEELGVADRVTFIHGDAAGYVSDEKVDLAACVGATWIGGGVAGTIELLAKSLRPGGIILIGEPYWRQMPPTEDVARGCLAKEISDFLLLPELLASFGRLGYDVVEMVLADQDSWDRYEAAKWLTMRRWLEANPDDELAQEVRSKLASEPARHAAYTREYLGWGVFALMPRICLKQA; translated from the coding sequence GTGGACATCCCACGGATCTTCAACATCACCGAAAGCGCTCATCGGATCCATAACCCGTTTACGCCCGAAAAGCTCGCCGCACTCGGCGCGGCGCTGCGCCTGAAAACGGGGATCCGGGTGCTTGACCTCGGCAGCGGTTCGGGGGAGATGCTGTGCACCTGGGCGCGCGACTATGGAATCATCGGCACCGGCATCGACATGAGCCGGTTGTTCACCGAGCACGCGAAACTCCGCGCTGAAGAACTCGGTGTCGCCGATCGAGTCACGTTCATCCATGGCGATGCCGCCGGCTATGTCTCGGACGAAAAGGTCGATCTGGCGGCCTGCGTGGGCGCTACCTGGATCGGCGGGGGTGTCGCCGGGACGATTGAACTTCTGGCGAAGAGCCTCCGCCCCGGAGGGATCATCCTCATCGGCGAGCCCTACTGGCGGCAGATGCCGCCGACGGAGGATGTTGCCAGGGGGTGTCTTGCCAAGGAAATCTCCGACTTTCTCCTGCTTCCAGAACTCCTTGCGTCTTTCGGCCGCCTCGGCTACGACGTCGTGGAAATGGTCTTGGCGGACCAAGACAGCTGGGACAGGTACGAGGCGGCCAAGTGGCTCACCATGCGCCGATGGCTTGAAGCCAATCCCGATGATGAGCTGGCCCAAGAGGTGCGATCCAAATTGGCCTCGGAACCCGCGCGCCACGCCGCGTACACGCGTGAATACCTGGGCTGGGGCGTGTTCGCGCTGATGCCGCGGATCTGCCTCAAGCAGGCCTGA
- a CDS encoding MBL fold metallo-hydrolase — MSKKRTDKVLMSRRSFLKGAGTLAMTPLLMNLERNSSLAASLVPKKRPTKRNYRTKLVLLGTTGGMTWWPGSNRASASQALVVGDAMYIIDLGFGSTQRLAEAFNHADFVTIDGEKTQLDLSAFLKGVRAVFLTHLHMDHMGDYPTFLMIGARAGFGVPNRLQIIGPGDRGRLEVNKTGYTGTIIKTECGGPTPVTATPGTKQMTNLLLQAFAQNINDCTLDAGYPDISSIIDVKEIGDPQTIPWPAGFTPPDPSIPWSRKETCPAMSPFEIYRDELVRVSTILVDHHQVYPAFAFRFDTDDGSLVISGDTGPDTSGNLQKLARGADVLVHEVIDDVWIDAAFKGVKEGDPAWPLYYHAITAHTTIREVGKVAQQCQVKTLVLSHIGPGNAPLSRLKRAQRNFSGKLIIGEDLMEIGLG, encoded by the coding sequence ATGTCTAAAAAGAGGACAGACAAGGTGCTGATGTCACGGCGTTCGTTCCTCAAGGGAGCCGGGACACTGGCAATGACTCCGCTCTTGATGAACCTCGAGAGGAACTCGTCCTTGGCTGCCTCTCTCGTTCCGAAGAAGAGGCCAACCAAGAGGAACTATCGCACCAAGCTTGTCTTGTTGGGCACGACCGGCGGCATGACGTGGTGGCCCGGATCGAACCGCGCCAGCGCCTCGCAGGCATTGGTCGTCGGCGATGCGATGTACATCATCGACCTGGGATTCGGTTCCACCCAACGGCTCGCGGAAGCGTTCAACCATGCGGACTTCGTCACTATCGACGGCGAGAAGACACAGCTTGACCTATCCGCCTTTCTTAAGGGTGTCCGGGCGGTCTTTCTCACGCATCTGCATATGGACCATATGGGGGACTATCCGACCTTCCTGATGATCGGCGCCAGGGCGGGTTTCGGCGTCCCGAATCGGCTGCAGATCATCGGCCCCGGGGATCGCGGACGGCTGGAAGTGAACAAGACCGGATACACCGGCACGATCATCAAAACGGAATGCGGCGGTCCCACGCCGGTCACCGCCACGCCGGGCACCAAACAGATGACGAATCTGTTGCTGCAGGCGTTCGCCCAGAATATCAACGATTGCACGTTGGACGCCGGATACCCCGATATCTCCAGCATCATCGACGTCAAGGAGATAGGCGATCCCCAAACAATACCCTGGCCGGCGGGTTTTACCCCTCCGGATCCGTCCATACCCTGGTCGAGGAAGGAGACCTGCCCGGCCATGAGTCCGTTCGAGATTTACAGGGACGAACTGGTCCGGGTCTCGACCATTCTGGTGGATCATCACCAGGTCTATCCGGCCTTCGCCTTCCGATTCGACACCGACGACGGATCGCTGGTTATTTCAGGCGACACGGGCCCGGATACCAGTGGAAACCTTCAAAAACTCGCCAGGGGCGCGGACGTCCTTGTCCACGAGGTCATTGACGATGTGTGGATCGACGCGGCCTTCAAAGGGGTGAAGGAGGGCGATCCCGCCTGGCCTCTCTACTACCATGCCATCACCGCCCACACGACCATCCGGGAAGTCGGGAAGGTTGCACAACAGTGCCAGGTCAAGACGCTTGTGCTCAGCCACATCGGCCCGGGGAATGCCCCGCTCTCACGCCTGAAAAGGGCGCAGCGGAACTTTTCCGGGAAACTCATCATCGGCGAGGACCTGATGGAGATCGGCCTGGGGTAG
- a CDS encoding L-lactate dehydrogenase, with the protein MGGRALGEVGGARAAWAEPRRGTIRCGCDSRWGTIGDWESGRTRSAASPSAYGEDPIRPSADPGEPDAPSGKEDSVTPRNHRKIAVVGAGTVGSTYAYSLAQSGLPDEIVLIDKNEDLARGQALDLAHGQPFFPPVAIRHGDAADYRDAQLIVITAGAAQRPGESRLQLFQKNAAIVRSVVEEIVGQGSQGMMLVVTNPVDLMTHVALRHAEGERNRVFGSGTVLDSARLRHLLSAYCEVDVHNVHAYVLGEHGDSEFVAWSMAHVAGMPVDEFCSHCGQGEDWKTQRDTIEQQVRDSAYHIIGYKGATCFAVGLALVRITGAILRGEKSVLTVSTMVEGEFGLRDVCLSVPCIVSRRGVERIIVSTLPDREMAALSASAGVLKKAVAQLGVDA; encoded by the coding sequence ATGGGGGGGAGGGCGCTCGGAGAGGTCGGCGGCGCCCGGGCGGCGTGGGCGGAGCCGCGCCGAGGAACAATCAGGTGCGGCTGCGACAGCAGGTGGGGTACAATCGGGGATTGGGAGAGCGGGCGGACAAGATCGGCCGCATCGCCTTCGGCGTATGGCGAAGACCCGATACGGCCATCTGCTGACCCCGGCGAGCCCGATGCGCCGTCCGGCAAGGAGGATTCAGTGACGCCCCGGAACCATAGGAAGATCGCCGTCGTCGGCGCGGGCACCGTGGGATCGACCTACGCCTACTCCCTCGCCCAGAGCGGGCTGCCCGACGAGATCGTGCTCATCGACAAGAACGAGGATCTCGCGCGCGGGCAGGCGCTGGATCTCGCCCACGGGCAGCCGTTTTTCCCCCCCGTGGCCATCCGCCATGGCGACGCCGCGGACTACCGGGACGCCCAACTGATCGTGATCACGGCGGGTGCGGCGCAGCGGCCCGGCGAGTCGCGCCTGCAGCTTTTTCAGAAGAACGCCGCCATCGTGCGGAGCGTGGTCGAGGAGATCGTCGGGCAGGGCTCGCAGGGGATGATGCTCGTCGTGACGAACCCGGTGGATCTGATGACCCATGTCGCCCTGCGGCATGCGGAGGGCGAACGAAACCGGGTCTTCGGATCGGGCACGGTTCTGGACAGCGCGCGCCTCCGGCACCTGCTGAGCGCCTACTGCGAGGTCGACGTGCACAACGTCCATGCGTACGTTCTGGGCGAGCACGGCGATTCCGAATTCGTGGCCTGGTCCATGGCGCATGTCGCCGGCATGCCGGTCGACGAGTTCTGTTCGCACTGCGGACAGGGCGAAGACTGGAAGACGCAACGCGACACGATCGAGCAGCAGGTCAGGGACTCCGCCTACCATATCATCGGCTACAAGGGGGCCACCTGCTTCGCGGTCGGTTTGGCGCTGGTCCGCATAACCGGAGCGATCCTGCGCGGGGAGAAAAGCGTGCTGACGGTATCGACGATGGTCGAGGGGGAGTTCGGCCTTCGGGATGTCTGCCTCAGCGTCCCGTGCATCGTGTCGCGGCGCGGCGTCGAGAGGATCATCGTGAGCACCCTGCCGGACCGCGAGATGGCGGCCCTCTCCGCCTCCGCCGGGGTCTTGAAGAAGGCCGTCGCACAGCTCGGAGTCGATGCGTGA
- a CDS encoding class I SAM-dependent methyltransferase: MPAPRPGRDDGHAAGRRGGRGKPRNAVQAEIADRGGRAARPHRHRGRSSERLMDKGAILGALRIGEGWRVLDAGCGNGYMSKEFSKRVGSTGIVYAFDTDERSIAALRAETSGTNIVAMAGDITGDTGLPAGVFDLIYLSAVLHGFPPERFSGFQAEVGRLLAPGGRLAVVEIVKRETPFGPPMGIRVSPEELKAAIRMTAGATVDVGDYFYLQLFENRPNRPHDADGNG, encoded by the coding sequence ATGCCGGCCCCTCGGCCGGGGCGTGATGACGGACACGCGGCGGGGAGACGCGGCGGCCGGGGCAAACCGCGAAACGCGGTCCAGGCCGAGATCGCGGACCGCGGGGGGCGTGCCGCGCGTCCGCATCGCCACCGGGGGAGGTCATCGGAGCGTCTCATGGACAAGGGGGCTATCCTCGGTGCGCTGCGGATAGGGGAGGGGTGGAGGGTCCTCGATGCGGGCTGCGGGAACGGCTATATGTCGAAGGAGTTCTCGAAACGAGTCGGCAGCACGGGGATCGTCTACGCGTTCGACACCGACGAGCGCAGTATCGCCGCGCTCCGCGCCGAAACCTCGGGAACGAACATCGTGGCGATGGCAGGGGATATCACGGGCGACACCGGTCTCCCGGCAGGCGTATTTGACCTCATCTATCTGTCGGCCGTGCTCCATGGCTTCCCGCCGGAGCGGTTCTCGGGATTCCAGGCAGAGGTCGGACGTCTCCTTGCGCCCGGGGGCAGGCTGGCCGTCGTTGAGATCGTGAAACGCGAAACGCCCTTCGGCCCGCCGATGGGGATACGCGTGTCGCCTGAGGAACTGAAGGCCGCCATCCGGATGACCGCCGGGGCGACCGTCGACGTCGGCGACTACTTCTACCTGCAGCTGTTCGAGAACAGACCCAACCGCCCGCACGACGCAGACGGGAATGGCTGA
- a CDS encoding SagB/ThcOx family dehydrogenase has product MKRTVRLPAPQKDLDYRLMEALEKRRSTRSWKDAPLDAQELSNLLWAACGISKKAYGNVKSKRTAPSACNSQEIRVYLLTADGAFLYDEERHCLVEILRKDIRTHIGTQKMVKSAPMGLVFVADLSRMKSPFVRSKEAQRFCAWVDTGYISQNVYLYCAAAGLGTVVLAMVDRDTLHALLGLREHEKVVLTQAVGRLP; this is encoded by the coding sequence ATGAAACGCACCGTCAGATTGCCGGCGCCGCAGAAGGATCTCGACTATCGCCTGATGGAGGCGCTGGAGAAGAGGCGCTCCACAAGGAGCTGGAAGGATGCCCCCCTCGACGCGCAGGAGCTGTCGAATCTTCTCTGGGCGGCGTGCGGGATCAGCAAGAAGGCGTACGGCAATGTGAAGAGCAAAAGGACGGCCCCCTCCGCCTGCAATTCGCAGGAGATCAGGGTGTATCTGCTCACGGCCGACGGCGCATTCCTGTACGACGAGGAGCGGCACTGCCTGGTCGAGATCCTCCGGAAGGATATTCGAACCCACATCGGCACCCAGAAAATGGTGAAATCCGCGCCGATGGGACTTGTCTTCGTGGCCGATCTGTCGCGCATGAAGAGCCCGTTTGTGAGGAGCAAGGAGGCGCAGCGCTTCTGTGCGTGGGTCGACACCGGGTATATCAGCCAGAACGTGTACCTGTATTGCGCCGCCGCGGGCCTGGGAACGGTGGTCTTGGCCATGGTGGACAGGGACACCCTGCACGCGCTGCTGGGGTTGCGGGAGCACGAGAAGGTGGTGTTGACGCAGGCGGTGGGGCGCCTGCCGTAG
- a CDS encoding multidrug DMT transporter permease: protein MVIVDSYPVAVAMCIITMLCWGSWANTQKLTGKEWRFQLFYWDYSLGVLLLALVFAFTMGSIGAEGRGFIEDLGQAGRSMLLAAFFGGVVFNFANILLVAAIDIAGMAVAFPVGVGIALSQGVFINYIAKPEGNPAILFIGVALVVAAIVIDAVAYRRMQSGARRGTAKGLALSVIAGISMGFFYRFVADSMATDPVNPEAGFLTPYTAMAVFAAGLLLSNIVFITAIMLKPISGGPVAPRDYLLKGTPRLHLIGILGGAIWGLGMLFSIIAAGAAGPAISYGLGQGATMVAAFWGVCIWKEFKGAPAGTNRLVAAMFLFFILGLGCIIAARVI, encoded by the coding sequence ATGGTCATCGTCGATTCGTATCCCGTGGCTGTGGCGATGTGCATCATCACGATGCTCTGCTGGGGGTCCTGGGCCAATACCCAGAAACTGACCGGCAAGGAGTGGCGGTTTCAGTTGTTCTACTGGGACTATTCCCTTGGCGTCCTCCTGCTTGCGCTGGTTTTTGCCTTCACGATGGGAAGCATAGGAGCGGAAGGGAGGGGATTCATCGAGGATCTCGGGCAGGCCGGCCGGAGTATGCTCCTGGCGGCGTTTTTCGGGGGGGTCGTCTTCAACTTCGCGAACATCCTCCTGGTCGCGGCCATCGACATTGCCGGGATGGCGGTCGCTTTTCCGGTGGGGGTCGGCATCGCCTTGAGCCAGGGGGTGTTCATCAACTATATCGCCAAGCCGGAAGGCAATCCGGCGATACTCTTCATCGGGGTCGCGCTGGTCGTCGCCGCCATCGTCATCGATGCTGTCGCGTACCGGCGGATGCAGTCCGGGGCTCGGCGGGGCACCGCCAAGGGGCTGGCGCTGTCCGTGATCGCCGGGATCTCGATGGGATTCTTCTATCGTTTCGTGGCCGATTCGATGGCGACCGATCCGGTCAACCCCGAGGCCGGATTCCTGACGCCGTATACGGCGATGGCGGTCTTCGCCGCGGGGCTGCTCTTGTCCAACATAGTCTTCATCACGGCGATCATGCTGAAGCCGATCAGCGGCGGGCCGGTGGCCCCCCGGGACTATCTCCTGAAAGGAACCCCGCGACTGCACCTGATCGGCATCCTCGGCGGCGCGATCTGGGGCTTGGGGATGCTGTTCAGCATCATCGCCGCGGGTGCGGCGGGCCCCGCCATCTCCTATGGGCTGGGGCAGGGGGCCACGATGGTCGCCGCCTTCTGGGGCGTGTGCATATGGAAGGAGTTCAAGGGCGCCCCCGCCGGGACGAACCGGCTCGTCGCCGCGATGTTCCTCTTCTTCATCCTTGGCCTGGGGTGTATCATCGCCGCGAGGGTGATCTAG
- the rbsK gene encoding ribokinase: MMKIVVVGSSNTDMIVAVPRIPKPGETILGGRFSTAAGGKGANQAVAAARAGGEVALIARVGNDLFGAQALSGFKADGIDATHVTTDPDQPSGVALILLARGGENSIAVAPGANAALSPRDVEKAEALIRSADILLMQLETPVETIVRAAGIAAEAGGTVILNPAPACPLDDAVLGAVTILTPNESEAELLTGIPVRDASGAGRAVRALRGRGVKTVIVTMGSKGALLETGEASEVLPAFSVDAVDATAAGDVFNGALAVAVAEGKPLREAVRFANAAAALSVTRLGAQPSIPARDEIDRMLLRGD, translated from the coding sequence ATGATGAAGATCGTCGTCGTGGGAAGCTCCAACACGGATATGATCGTCGCGGTGCCCCGGATCCCCAAACCGGGCGAAACGATACTCGGGGGGAGATTCTCCACCGCGGCGGGCGGGAAGGGGGCAAACCAGGCCGTTGCCGCCGCGCGCGCGGGCGGCGAGGTCGCGCTGATCGCCCGCGTGGGCAACGATCTCTTCGGCGCGCAGGCGCTCTCGGGGTTCAAGGCGGACGGCATCGATGCAACCCATGTGACGACCGACCCGGATCAGCCCTCCGGCGTGGCGTTGATCCTCCTGGCCCGAGGCGGCGAGAACAGCATCGCCGTGGCGCCGGGGGCGAACGCCGCGCTCTCCCCACGGGACGTGGAGAAAGCCGAAGCGCTCATACGGTCCGCGGATATACTGCTGATGCAGCTGGAGACGCCCGTTGAAACGATTGTCCGGGCCGCGGGGATCGCCGCGGAGGCGGGGGGCACGGTCATACTGAACCCGGCGCCGGCCTGCCCGTTGGATGACGCGGTGTTGGGCGCCGTGACCATCCTCACCCCCAATGAATCCGAGGCGGAACTGCTGACGGGTATTCCCGTTCGGGACGCATCGGGCGCGGGACGGGCGGTACGCGCCCTCCGGGGGAGGGGGGTGAAGACCGTCATTGTCACCATGGGGAGCAAGGGGGCGCTCCTGGAGACAGGGGAGGCGTCAGAGGTCCTTCCCGCCTTCTCCGTGGACGCCGTCGACGCCACCGCCGCGGGCGACGTTTTCAACGGCGCGCTCGCCGTGGCCGTCGCGGAGGGGAAGCCGCTACGGGAGGCGGTGCGGTTCGCCAACGCCGCTGCGGCGCTGTCGGTGACCCGGCTGGGCGCGCAGCCGTCGATACCCGCGCGCGACGAGATCGATCGCATGCTGCTTCGGGGCGATTGA
- a CDS encoding class I SAM-dependent methyltransferase → MVSLSGMKSALQRYGVQGALAGALRRAADLLTRNQMENSPETQRPNDFLAWVRFAVPGMLRPGNIDAMDYAIAHMPPGGPIVEIGSFCGLSTVVLSYLLEKHSRTTPIFSCDKWEFEGQQLGAPLGDSTSVTHDVYQVYVKETFLRTMHTFASSRLPYTINCFSDEFFLRWFAREMVVDVFGRSVTLGGEISFSYIDGNHTYAFAKRDFENTDRVLVSGGFILFDDSSDDSTWEVNRLTREIAAGQRYELISKTPNYLFRKR, encoded by the coding sequence ATGGTTTCACTGTCGGGAATGAAAAGCGCATTGCAGCGATACGGCGTTCAGGGCGCTCTTGCCGGCGCACTGCGCCGTGCGGCGGATCTCCTAACCCGAAATCAGATGGAGAACAGTCCGGAGACGCAGCGCCCCAATGACTTTCTTGCGTGGGTCCGCTTCGCCGTTCCAGGGATGCTCCGGCCGGGCAATATCGACGCAATGGACTACGCGATTGCGCATATGCCGCCCGGCGGGCCGATAGTCGAGATCGGCTCATTCTGCGGGCTTTCCACCGTCGTCTTGTCGTACCTTCTCGAGAAGCACTCGAGAACAACCCCGATCTTCTCCTGCGACAAATGGGAGTTCGAGGGGCAGCAGCTTGGGGCGCCCCTTGGGGACTCGACGTCCGTCACGCACGACGTGTATCAGGTGTACGTGAAGGAGACGTTTCTTCGCACCATGCACACCTTTGCGTCGAGCAGACTGCCGTATACCATCAACTGTTTTTCGGATGAGTTCTTCCTGCGCTGGTTTGCACGCGAAATGGTTGTCGATGTATTCGGTCGTTCCGTCACACTCGGGGGGGAGATCAGCTTCAGCTACATCGATGGGAACCATACCTACGCATTCGCTAAAAGGGATTTCGAGAATACGGATCGGGTACTGGTTTCCGGCGGCTTTATCCTGTTCGATGACTCCTCCGACGACAGCACATGGGAGGTGAATCGATTGACCCGTGAAATCGCCGCGGGGCAACGGTACGAACTGATCTCGAAGACCCCCAACTATCTGTTCCGGAAGAGGTGA